The region CGGTGGCTGTGGGCCCTGTACCTGCGCCACCCGTGGATGGCGCGCGCCATGTCCGCACTCACCCGCCCGACGGCCTCGCCCCATGCGATGCGCTACACCGAACGGGCCCTCAGCGCCCTGAAGGGCCTGGGCCTGACGCCGACCCAGATGATCTACGTACACCTCACTCTCCTCGGATACGCGCAGGGCATCGCGGCAGCCGTCGAGCTGGAGTCGCAGGCGTGGCAGGAGACGGGGATGACGCCCGAGGAATGGATGGCGTCCCACGAGACCCGCATGGAGAGCATCCAGACCGCCGGGTCCTACCCGACCCTCTCCACGCTCTTCGGCGACGAGGAGTTCGACCTGGAACTCGGCACACTCTTCGCCTTCGGCCTCGAACGGCTGCTGGACGGGGTCGCGGCGCTCGTCGAGCGGGCCCGGGGCGGCTGAGCAGGTCGTACGCTCCTCCCCATGCCGCACTCACTCCCGTTGACCGAAACACTGCTCTCCGCCGTGGGCGGTGTCCCCGGGCAGGCCGAACCCCTGGACAGCAGCCCCCGGTCACGGGTCTGGCGGGTGCGGCGGGCCGACGGACGGCCGGTGATCGTCAAGCAGATCACCGACGACGGGGACGCCGGCGCCGACGCGGACGCCCGCTTCGCGCGGGAGCTCGCCGGACTGCGGCTCGCGGGCCGCGGCTCCGTGGCCCCCGCCCTGCTCGCCGCGGACCCGGCCGCGCGGGTGCTGGTCCTCGAGTACGTGGACGACCTCGGCCGGACCGACGACTGGATGCCCGGGTACGCCGACGCGCTCGCCCGGCTGCACGCCCTGACCGGGCCCGACGACGCGGGCGCCCTCCCGGCCTGGACGGGCCCGACGGCCGCCGACGCGGAGTCCTTTCTCGCCCTGGCCGCCGCGCTCGACGTGCCCGTACCGGCCGCGGTGCCGGACGAACTCGCCGGTCTCCTCCAGCGCCTCGACCCCACCGGGCATCACGCGCTGCTGCACGGCGACCCCTGCCCCGGCAACGACCTGCGCACCGCCGACGGCGTCCGCTTCGTCGACTTCGAACGGGCCGCGCTCGGCAACGGCCTGATGGAGCTCGCCTACTTCCGCATCGGCTTCCCCACCTGCTGGTGCGCCCTCTCGGTCACCGCGGCCCCGCTCACCGAGGTCGAGGCCGTCTACCGCACCACCTGGCGCGGCCTCACCGGTACGGACGTCCCGGGCGACCTCGCCGACGCGTGCGCGGCCTGGCTGATCCAGGGCGACGCCCTCGTCGAGCGCGCCCACCGGGGCACGGCGGACCAGCTCGCCCGGGTGCCCGTCGAGGACTTCGAGTGGGGCTACGTCTCCGCCCGCGAACGCCTCGTCCACCGCCTGGACGTGGTCGCCGGCCTGACCCGCGACCACGACCACCTGCACACCCTCGGCCGCCTCTGCTCCGCCCTGGCCACCCGCCTGCTCGAACGCTGGCCGGGCCTGCGGCCACTGCCCACGGCGGACGCGCGGCCCTGGTACTGAGGGCTGTCACGCGAAGGAGAAGTGCGCGGCGGCTTCCGCGGGCGTGGTCGCCCGCCGTCGTCCGGGGACGTCGTGGACGCCGGTCGCGCCCTCGGAGCGGAGCTGCTCGGCACCGGCGTTCCGGGGCATGAGGGATGTCGGTGGTGTGTGGTGGGATGGCCGGACTCTGCTGTCGTGACCTGCTGGGAGACCGCCTTGACGCCCGTGTACTCGTCTCTGACCCATGCCTTGGCCGAGGTTTTGGTCGACGTCCTGTGGTTCATCGAGGGCAGTGAAGACGAGCAGATGGATCCGGACGACGCCGTGAAGGTCCTGGAGGGTGTCGCCCACCTGGTCAGGAAGCTGTCGAGCGACCAGCGGAGCGAGTTGATCGACCTGCTCGGGACGATGGCCGAAGCGGAGTCCGACCCCGCGCGGCGGGAGTTCTTGGAAGGGCTCCCGGAGGGCTTCGGGCTCCTTGATGATGCGGTCTGACCTGCGGCTCATGAGTAGAGCAGGACGCGTTTGCGGAGGAGGGCGAAGCCGGCCCGTCCGAGCATCTGGCGTCTGAGCATCTTGATTCGGTTGACGTGTCCTTCGGCGATGCCGGAACTCCAGGGCGGGGTGAGGCCGGCGATGACGGCATCGCGGTCACGGCCGATGCCTGCGGCGAGGGTGTGGAGGCCGGGAAGGCCCCGGATCGCGGAGGCGGTACGGGTCGTCGCCGCCGGTGAGGCGATCCTCTTCCCGGCGGCCCTCGGCCGGGTGGTGGCCGCCCGCCCGCGCGGCTCCGCCGAAGCGCTGCCGCGGGCGGCGCTCACGGTCCGGGAGGGGGAGGTGCTCCGCCTGATGGCCACCGGCCTGTCCAATCCGGAGATCGCCGGGCTGTGCCGGGTGAGCCTGGAGACGGTGAAGACGCATGTGGGCAACGTGCTGACCAAGCTCGGCGCGCGCAGAACCGCACCCACGCGGTGGTCATCGCGTACGAATCGGGCCTGGTGGTGCCGGGGATCGCGGGCTGATTCCCGGGGCCACGCGCGCATCACCCGTACGGGTCGATTCCGCTCGCGCGCCCCCCGGGTAAGGACGGCCCGTCCGTCCCCGAGCGCCTCCCGGAGGCATCCGTGCCCGAAGTGAACAGTCCCTATCAGCCCGGCACCCCCTGCTGGATCGACCTGATGGTCCCCGACCAGCAGGCCGCCATCGACTTCTACTGCGACCTCTTCGGCTGGCAGGGCGAGGTGGGCCCGCCCGAGCAGGGCGGCTACACCGTCTGCACGCTGAAGGGCAAGGCGGTCGCCGGGATCATGAAGGCGATGAACCCGGACGGTACGGTGCCGGACCCGATGCCGCCGACGGCGTGGACGACGTACCTCTCGACGGACGACATCGACGCCACCGTCGCCTCCGTCACCGACGCGGGCGGCCGGGCGGTCGTGCCCCCGATGGACGTCATGGACCTCGGCCGGATGGGCGTGATCGCCGACCCGGCGGGCGCGGTCTTCGGCCTCTGGCAGCCCGGCACCTTCGGCGGTGCGGCCATCGTCAACGAGCACGGCGCGCTGATCTGGAGCGAGCTGGTCACGCCCGACCTGGCGGCGGCGTCCGCGTTCTACTCGGCCGTCCTGCCGGTGACGACGGCGCGCTCCGAGATGGAGGGCGCCGAAGGCTACGTCGAGTTCCAGGTCGCCGGGCGGGCGGTGGGCGGAATGATGGACATGAGCCAGATGCCGCCCGGCGTCACACCGCACTGGCAGCCGTACTTCAACGTGGACAGCGTGGACGACATCCAGGCCGCCGCCGTCCGCGCCGGAGCCACGGTCCTGGCCCCCGCCTTCAACATGGTCGCCGGCCGCATGGCGGTCCTGGCCGACCCCCAGGGCGGCGCGTTCTCCGTCATCGCGCCGAAGCCGCAGGAGGGCTCGGCCTGACGTGAACCGGGTGCGCGGAGGCCCCGCCTCCCCGCACCCGACGTCGTACGCGCGTGCGAAGATCGCGCGGTGAACGACCTGAACCCGTGCCCCGAAGACCTGCGCTTCCGGCGCGCCCGTGACGCCGACCTCGCCTCCCTCGTACGGCTGCGCGACGACGCGGCCCGGCGGCTGCTCGCCCAGGGGGTCACCGGCCAGTGGCACCCCGGTGAGCTGGGCGAGGACCACTTCCGCCGGATCATGGAGACCGGGGAGGTGTGGCTCGCGGAGGCCGGCGGCCGGGCGGTCGGGGCCTGGGAGCTGTGGTGGCAGGACGAGGACGCCTGGGGCCCGCAGCCGGTCCCGGCCGGTTACGTGCACCGGCTGATGGTGGACCGGGCCCGGGTCCCCTCCGGCACGGGGCGCCGGCTCCTGCACGCCGCCGAGCGCCGGGTGGCCGAGGCGGGCCGGACCCTGGTGCGCCTGGACTGCCTGGCGGGCAACGAGCCCCTGACCGCGTACTACCTCGGCGCCGGCTACAGGGTGGCCGGACGCAAGGAGGGCAAACCGCAGCCGGGCGGTGCGCCCAAGTCGTTCACGCTCCTCGAGAAGGACCTGGCGGACTGACCGGCGCCGAAGCGGTCGGCCCGCCGAGGGGTGGTCCGGCGCCCCGTCAGCCCGCCACGACCGGCGTGTTCTGGCAGGCGGTCAGCAGCCACCGCCCGTCGTCCGCCCGGCTCATCACGTACAGCGGGGCGCCCTCGCTCTCCCCGTCCGGGGTCACATAGCGCTGGCGCACCTTGACCGCCGCGACGTCCGGGCGGATGAAGAGGACGTGTGCCACCTCGTAGGTGACCTTGCCGTCGAACTCGGAGGCGGGGAGCACGGTCCGGGTGAACTCGGAGATCGCGTCGAGGCCGATGAGTACCTTGCCGTGGCCCGTCGTCCAGACCGCGTCGGGCCGGAAGAGGGCGAGGAACGCGTCGGGGTCCTTGCGCTGCTGGGAGCGCTCGACGGTGGCGACGGCCTGACGGATCGCCTCGATATCGGCGGTGTGCGCCGGGGGTTCGGTGGTCATGCCGGTCATCCTGCAACCTCAACTCCGGTTGAGATCAAGGGCCGACGATGCCGGGGCGGTGGCCGCCTCCGGGGCCTGGGCGGTCTCTGCGGTCCGGGACCTCGCCAGCCACAGGCCGGTGAACACGGCGGTGGCCAGGGTGACGGCGCCGGCCGCGACGAACGCGCTGTTGAGACCGGCCTCGAAGGAGGCGCCGCCGGACTCCCGGGTACGGACGACGGCCCCGAGCACCGCCACGCCGAGCACCGCGCCGATCTGCCGGGTGGTGCTGCTGATGCCCGAGGCGAGACCGCCCTCCTGCGGGCTGACCGACTGGATGGCGGCTCCCGTCAGCGGGGACATGGTCAGGGCGAAGCCGGTGCCGACGACCGCCAGCCGCCACCACACGTTCCCGTAACCGGTGTCGGCGTGCACCGTGCCGAGCGCCAGCAACCCCAGTCCGGCCAGGCCCAGCCCTGTGGTGACCACGACGCGGAAGCCGTAGCGGGCGGCGAGCCGGCCCGCGTACGGGCTGACGACCACCATCGCGAGGGACATCGGCAGCGTCTGGAGTCCGGCGCGCAGGATCGAGCTGCCCTGGACGTACACGAAGAACTGGGAGAAGAAGAACGACGAGCCCATCAGCGTGAACCCGACCACGACCATCGCGGTGTTGGACACGGTGAACAGGCGCTCCCGGAACAGCCGCAGCGGCAGCATCGGCGCGGGGCGGCGGGCCTCGACGGCGACGAAGGCCGCGAGGAGGAGCACCCCGGCGGTGAAGCTGCCCAGGATCAGCGGCGACGTCCAGCCACGGGCACCGCCCTCGATCAGCCCGTAGGTCAGCGTGCCCACCCCCAGAACGGACAGCACCGTCCCCGGGATGTCGATCGCGGGAGCCTTGGGGTTGCGGCTCTCGTCGAGGCTGCGCAGACCGGCCACCAGGAGGATCACGCCGATCGGCAGGTTGACCAGGAAGATCGCGGACCAGCCGAACGCGTCGGTGAGCGCGCCGCCGGCCACGGGGCCCGCGGCGAGACCGATCCCACTGAGCCCGGCCCACAGGCCGATCGCCTTCACGCGTTCCTGCGGCACGGGATACGCGGCGGCGAGCAGGGCGAGCGAGGCGGGGCTGAGCGCGGCGGCCCCGACGCCCTGGAGCACCCGGCCGGCGATCAGCCAGCCGAGCGAGGGCGCGAGGGCGCACAGCGCCGAGGCGGCGGTGAACACGGCGACGCCGGTCAGGTAGACGCGCTTGCGGCCGAACCGGTCGGCGAAGACGCCGCCGGACAGCAGCAGCATCGCGACGAGCAGGACGTACGCGTCGACGATCCACTGCAGACCGGTGAGCTCGATGTGCAGCCCCTGCTGCATGTCGGGCAGCGCCGCTCCGACGATCGTGTTGTCGAGCAGAACCATGAACTGGCCCAGGCAGGTCACCGTGAGCAGCACGGCCCGGTGCGAACGACTGCCTACGGCCGCGGGCGAAGCCGCCATGGGGATTCCTCTCGATCGATGGACGTGCGCGCCCGGCGGAACATCCGGCCCGACGCTTTAACGCAGTCGACGACTGCGTTTGGTGACTGTAAGGCGGGTCGCCTCTTAAACGCAAGTGGTAACTGCGTTAAGGTGGTGGGATGAACGAGAAGGAGCGGACCCGGCGGCCCGGCGGACGCAGCGCCCGCGTCGGCGCGCAGGTGCACCAGGCCGTCACCGAACTGATCGGCGAGCGCGGTTACGGCAACTTCACCGTCGGCGAGGTGGCGGCCCGCGCGGGCGTGGCCGACAGCAGCGTCTACCGCCGGTGGGGCAACCTGGAGGCCCTGCTCAGCGACGTGGTGCTGCACCGCCTGAACGCGCGGTCGCCGATGCCCGACACCGGAAGCCTGGCCGGCGACCTGCGTACGTACGCGGCCCAGGTGGCCCGCGAGATCACCGGGCCCGACGGCCCGGTGCTGCTGCACCTCGCCGTCGCGCTGTCGGGCACGGGGGAGCAGGGCGTGCGGGCGCGGGAGAGCCTCCGCGCCGACCGCACCCGGCAGTTGCAGTCGATGCTCGACCGCGCCGGCGACCGCGGCGAGGACGCACCCGACGCGTTCGAGGTCCTGGACCACATCCTGGCCCCGATGTACATCCGCGTCCTGTTCGGCATGGGCCCGCTCACGCCGGAGTACGTGGACGGGCTGGTCGACCGGCTGCTTCGCACTCCCGGTCCGTCCGCTACGTAAGGGCGCTCCGGACCCCGAGGGCGATGAGGACCGCTGACGTGGCCCTGGCGGCGGTCCGCCGGAAGCGGGGCCGGTTCAGCGCGTGCGAGGCGCGCAGGATGAGGAACGTCCAGGCGGTGAGCCAGAGCGCGATCAGCAGTGCGTGGGCGGTGGCCAGCGTGAGGATCTGGCCGCCGAAGGGCCGGCGGGGCGCGATGAACTGGGGGACCAGGGTCAAGTAGACCGCCGCCGCCTTGGGGTTGAGGACATTGGCGAGCAGCGCCTGGACGAAGACGGAGTCCGGCCCCTTCGGCAGGCGCCGGCGGGCGGGGGTGGGCGCCGCGTCGGCGCGGGCCGAACGCCACGTCCACACGCCCAGGCCGACGAGGTAGACCGCGCCGGTGAGCCGGACGGCGGTGAAGGCGACGCTGGAGTGCATGACCAGGGCCGACAGGCCGGCCATGGCGAGGACGGCGTGGGTGTACAGGCCGGTGACGGTGCCGAGGACGACGGGGAGGGCCCGGCGGCGGCCGCCGCCGGTGACGTGCCGGACCAGCAGCGCCAGGCTGGCCCCCGGGGTGGCGATCAGCGGGAGGATCGCCACCAGGAACCCGGCGACGGCGTACGGATGGACCACGGTGCCTCCGGTGCGTGCGTGCGGGCGGGAGAGGTCAGAGCACGACGCGGTAATGGGTGGTCAGGCGCCCGTCGTCGTCCAGGACGTGGAAGGCGAGGCCGGGCGGCTGCTCGCGGTCCGCCGGCTCGTCGCCCTCCCAGGGCATGCGCAGGGTCCAGGTGACGGCCGGTGCCACGATCACCGGACGCCCCGCGAAGGTTGAGGCGGCGGCGGTGTGGGCGTGGCCGGTGAGGACGGCGGCGATCTGCGGGTGCGCGGCGAGCAGTTCGGCCAGCCGGCCGGGCTCCTCCAGCCTGCAGGAGTCGGGCAGCGGGTGGTGGAGTGCGACCGGCGGCTGGTGGAACGCGATCAGCGCCGGACGGTCGGGCGGCAGGGCGGTGAGGGTGGAGTCGATCCAGCCGAGCGTCCGTGCGTCCAGGAGCCCTTCGTCGCGGCCGGGGATGGTGGAGTCGCACATCAGGACGGTGGTGCCGGCGATGTGGTGGACCCGGTCGACGGGGCCGGGCTCGGGAGCCTCGCCCAGCAGGGCCTTGCGGTAGGCGGGGCGCGCGTCGTGGTTCCCCGGACACGTGAGCACGGGGAACGGGGCGGTCAGGATCCGGGCCGCCTCCTCGTACTCGGCCTCCTCGCCGTGGTCGGCGATGTCCCCGGTGACCAGCAGTGCGTCGACCGGGTGCGGGAGGGCTCGTACGTAGTCCATGACGCGGGTGGCGCGCAGGGTCGCCCTCTCGCTGCCGTCCAGGTGCAGGTCGCTGATGTGGGCCAGTAGCAGCGTCATTCCGCGGTCTCCTCCATGGCGGACACGGCCGCCCTCCGACTTCTAACGGAAGTTTTCTGTTTTCCGTTAGAGACCCTAGAGTGTGCGCGGGGATGTGATCAAGTGGACCGACGAGCCGGCACCGGGACGGAAAGGGGATGCCTCGTGGAGCGATGGCTGGCACTGGAACTGGCGAGCACGATCCGCCACGACGGGGACGGCGGTGTCGCCGACGACCTCGCCACGGTCCGGGGAACGACGGACTGGATCGAGGAACAGCGGGATCTGCTGACCGGTCACCTCCCGGCCGGAGCGCTCGTGGCGGACGAGGACCTCCGGCTCCGGATCGTCGAGCTGCGCCAGGGGGTCCGCGCCCTGTTCGCCCGGCTGGTCACACCCGCTCCCCCCAGCCCGGCGGACGCCCATCGCCTGCTGCCCGCCGACGAGGCGCTGGACCGCCTCAACACCGCTGCCGCGCGGGAACCGGTCGTCCCGCGGCTGGACTGGCCCGACGGCCGGGTCCCCGCCGTCCGGCTGCTGTCCGCGGAGACCGATCCGCACGTCCGGCTCGTCGCCGCCCTGGCACGGGCGGCCATCGACTTCCTGGCCGGGCCGCAGAGCACGCGGTTGCGCTCCTGCACCGCGCCGCGCTGCGTGCGTTACTTCGTCAAGAGCCATGGCAGGCAGGAGTGGTGCAAGCCGTCCTGCGGGAACCGCGCCCGCGCGGCCCGCCACTACCGGCGCCGGCGTACGGCGGACACCCCCTCCGGCGCCGGTACGGGTGAATCAGTGAAGAGGTAGGGCGGGTTCGCCGTCAGCGGCCGGTGGACGCGGGGGACCGCTCGTCGTCCGGCGGGACGTCGGCAGGTCGCGGGAGCGCCGGACCGGGGAGAAGAGCAGAATCAGCGCGGCGAGCGGGATCCCCGCTGTCGTGATGGCCATGGCGGTGCGCAGGCCGAGTGCGGTACCGAGCACGCCGCCGAGCAACGCTCCGACGGGGATGGCTCCGTAGCTGAGGAATGCCGCGCTCGCGGTGAGACGGCCGAGGAGATCCGGCGGGCAGTAGCGTTGCTGGAAGCTCGCCTTGATGATGTTGCCGGCGACGACACCCGCGGAGACGCTGAAGCCGCCTGCCACGAAGAGCAGGGTCCCGGCTCCGCCGACGGTCAGCGGGATGAGCAGACCGAGTGCGGGAAGTCCCAGTTCGAACAGCAGTGTCGCGCGGGCCGTGCCGATCCTGTGAGCGACCCGGCGTGCCGCGAGTGCCCCGGCCACGCCTCCGGCACTGGTCGCCGCGATGAGTGCGCCGACCGTCCCCGGGGTCAGGCCGACGCTTCGGACCAGGAAGACCACCTGGATCGACTGGTACCCCATAAGAGCCAGGTTGGAGGCGGCTCCGAAGAGGGTGAACGTACGGAACCAGGGGTCGACGGCGATCAGCCGCAGGCCTGCGCGGACCTCGCTGACCAGTGACGTGGGGCCCTGTCCGGTTCGGGTGATGCGTGGCTCGCGATGCCGGATGCCCGCGAGGCACAGGAGCGAGACGAGGAACGTGGCGGCGTTGGCGAACATCCCGTTCACCGCACCTGCCACCTGTGCGATCAGGCCGCCGGAGCCGAGCCCGGCAATCTGCGCGGCGGATGCGCTGCCGTGCAGTTTGGCGTTGCCTTCGGGCTGGTCGTCGGGTTCCAGAATGCTGGGGAGATAGGCGGTGTAGGCGGTCTGGAAGAACACCGCCGCCGTGCCTGTCAGCAGGGCGACGGCCAGGAGGAGTCCGATGCTCAGCCGGCCGGACCACGCGGTGACCGGGACGCCGGCGAAGAGTACGAGAGAGACCGCGGCGGAGGTCAGCATGACCGGTCTGCGGCGCAGCCGGTCCACCCAGGCACCGACCGGGAGGCCGATGATCAGCCAGGGGGCCCAGGCGGCGGCGCTCAGGAGGCCGACCTCGAAGGTGCTGGCGTGCAGGGTGGAGACGGCGACCAGCGGCATCGACACCCCGGTGACGGACGCGCCGAACTTGCCGGCGGTCTCGCCGCACCACAGCAGGCGGAAATCGCGGTGGCGGCGCAGGAGGCCGCCGCGTATGCCGTGGCTCATGCGGAGCCGCGCTTCTTGCGGGGGAAGGACTGGAGCTGCACGACGACAGGAAGCGCGTCCGGGGCGGGCTCGGTGTCCGGAGCGGGGGTATGGCGGGCGATGACGGCCATCAGCTCCGCGTTGAGCGCCTCCAGTTGCTTCGGGGTCATCCGCAGGTCGCTCCGGTCCGAGATGGTGCCGGCGTTCCGCCAGCTGTCGTCCCAGTCCTCGCCGATGTAGGTCACGACCCGGCTGAAGTACTGCTGCAGCAGTTCGTGCAGATACACCGACAGCGCACCCCGGGTGTCGGGATCGTCGCGGAAATCGGCGGTGTTCAGCTCGTTGGAGACGTCGGCCCTCTTCCACCAGCGCTCGCGTTTCGTGCCGCGTCCGGTTTCCTCCACGATGAAGCCGTGCTCGGCGAGGTGGCGCAAGTGCCAGCTGATGGTGCCGGTGTTCTCCCCGAGGCGTTCGGCGAGCCTGGTGGCGGTGGCGGGGCCGTCCAGGCTGAGCAGTTCGAAGATGTTCATCCGCAGCGGATGGGCCAGCCCCCGCAGGCTGCGCGCGTCGAGGCGCCGGGTGGGCTTGGCGGACGCCGATGTGTGTTCGGGTTCGTCGGACATGGCCACAGCATAGGTTGCAGAGTTTCCTCTGCATAGGAGTCTTTGCAGAGAAAACTCTGCCAATGCGAGGCATCCCTGTCGGTGCGGCGGGTGCGGCGGGTGCGATGGGTGCGGCGGGACGACCGAGCAGCCGTGTGGCCGCGGGAGCGACGGACGATGCCTTCGGCTGATTCCGTGTCAGGTCGTCCGGCTGGGATCGGGAGCGGGAGCGGGCAGCGGCGCCCGGTCCCGTCCGGGCAGCAGCAACGGCGTGCCCAGGATGAGAACCCCCGCCACCGCGAGCGCCGTGCGCGGGCCGGTGACGTCGGCGAGCAGGCCGGCGAGCGCGGTCAGCACGGCGATGGACGCCTGCTGCCCGATCGACCAGGCCGTGAGCGTACGCGCGACGAGGTGCTCAGGGGTGTGTTCGAGGCGGTACGTGGAGAGCACCGGCCCGTACAGGCTCATGTTGACGATGATGGCCAGCTCGACGGCCATCACCGTGACGAGCCCGACGACACCCGGCCGTACGAACACGAGCCCGATCAGCCAGACCGCGCGCAGGGTGCCGGCCGTTCGGAAGACCCGGTCGCGGCCGTAGCGGGCGACGACCCGGCGGGCCAGCCGCGAGCCGATGAGCCCGCCGAGGCACGGAGCGGCGAAGGCGAGGCCGTACTGCCAGGGCGGAAAGCCGAGCCGGCGCAGCAGGAGTACGGCCAGCAGGGGTTCGGTGGCCATGATCAGACCGCCCACGAGGACCTGGTTGAGATAGAGCGCCCGCAGCACGGGGTGGCCCAGGATGTGCCGCCATCCGGCGAGCAGCGCGCCCGCCCCGAGCGGGCTCCTGTCCTCCGTCCCGGGAGCCTCCTCCCTGCCCCGGATCGCGGTGATGCCGAGCGCGGAGAGCAGGTAGCTGAGCGCGTCGGCCACCACGGTGGTGACCGGCCCGAACAGCCCGATCGTCGCTCCGCCGAGCGGCGGGCCGACCGCGATGGAGCTCCAGTTCGTGGACTCGAACCGGGCGTTGGCGACGAGCAGGTCCTCCGGCCGGACGAGCGCCTTCAGATACGCGCCGCTCGCCGCGCCGAACGCGATCTTCGCCGCCGCGATCACCGCCGACACGACCAGCAGCTGGAGGAACCCGAGCACCCCGAAGGCGTACGCCACCGGGATCGACGCCATGGCCGCGAACCGGACCAGGTCCGCCCCGATCATGACCGGCCGCTTGCGCCGGAACTCCACCCACGGCGCGAGCGGCACCGCGATCAGCGCCCCCACCGCCGGCCCCACGGCGGACAGCGCGGACACCTCGGCGGGCCCGGCGTGCAGCACCAGCACGGCGAGCAGCGGCAGGGCCCCGAACCCGAGCCCCGACCCGTACGCACTCACCGCGTACGCACCCCACAACCAACCGAACGGCCGGCCCAGCGCTCTCCTGCCCACCACACCTCACCCGAACAACCCGGAATTGACCGGGAGAGCTAATCGCTCGGAAGAAGCACAGGTCAAACAACCGACTCACCACACAGCCACAACCACTGGTTGTTCACTAGGCTCCCTCCCCGTGGACCTCCAAGCAGTACGCACCTTCGTCGCCGTCACGGAAGCGGGCGGGTTCCTCAAGGCCGCCGCCGACCTGTCGGTCACCCAGCAGGCCGTCTCGAAGCGGATCGCCGCGCTGGAACAGAGCCTCGGCGTCCGGCTGTTCACCCGCGCCCCGCGTGGCGCCGAGCTGACCATCGACGGCCGGGCGTTCCTGCCCCACGCGCGCGAACTGCTGCGCGCGGCCGAGCGCGCGAGCGCGTCCGTACGCCCCGGCAGCCGCCCGCTGCGCGTCGATGTGATCGCCTCGCGCACCGCGCAGTCGAGCGCGGTGCGGGGCTTCCACGGCGCGCACCCGGAGATCGGTCTCGACGTGATGATGCTGGTCAGCATGGACACGGCGGTCGCCGCGCTCCGATCCGGCGAACT is a window of Streptomyces sp. NBC_00708 DNA encoding:
- a CDS encoding helix-turn-helix domain-containing protein — protein: MSDEPEHTSASAKPTRRLDARSLRGLAHPLRMNIFELLSLDGPATATRLAERLGENTGTISWHLRHLAEHGFIVEETGRGTKRERWWKRADVSNELNTADFRDDPDTRGALSVYLHELLQQYFSRVVTYIGEDWDDSWRNAGTISDRSDLRMTPKQLEALNAELMAVIARHTPAPDTEPAPDALPVVVQLQSFPRKKRGSA
- a CDS encoding MFS transporter, with amino-acid sequence MVGRRALGRPFGWLWGAYAVSAYGSGLGFGALPLLAVLVLHAGPAEVSALSAVGPAVGALIAVPLAPWVEFRRKRPVMIGADLVRFAAMASIPVAYAFGVLGFLQLLVVSAVIAAAKIAFGAASGAYLKALVRPEDLLVANARFESTNWSSIAVGPPLGGATIGLFGPVTTVVADALSYLLSALGITAIRGREEAPGTEDRSPLGAGALLAGWRHILGHPVLRALYLNQVLVGGLIMATEPLLAVLLLRRLGFPPWQYGLAFAAPCLGGLIGSRLARRVVARYGRDRVFRTAGTLRAVWLIGLVFVRPGVVGLVTVMAVELAIIVNMSLYGPVLSTYRLEHTPEHLVARTLTAWSIGQQASIAVLTALAGLLADVTGPRTALAVAGVLILGTPLLLPGRDRAPLPAPAPDPSRTT